A single Mycolicibacterium cosmeticum DNA region contains:
- a CDS encoding DUF7064 domain-containing protein, with amino-acid sequence MQSRLIERPADLTDDWLTATVGAGRVTGHDVERIGTGQMSECYRLRLRYAEGDSGPSSVVLKVAAADPNSRATGLAMGLYEREVRFYAEVAPKLSGAAANPFAPCFHHAYDPESGSFDLVLGDAAPATVGDEIRGATTEQAALALQQLGLVHGPLVGDPDLAGAGWLNRDAPLNQALIAGLYAGFTERYGDRIDPLHRQVCERLVAAFDGYLAQESAATKGLVHGDYRLDNLLFGAPGAQRPLTVVDWQTVTWGPALTDAAYFLGCALAPEVRRAHYDDLLATYHAALGTGVLALDEVRDGVRRQTFFGVMMAIVSSMLVERTERGDEMFMTMLHRHCEHVLDTDALATLPEKVVPQALTPTAVDEQPHRPTAEPLWSESWYFDFVDASQGIGGWVRLGLIPNQRTAWVNALVCGPDMATVAINDFAVALPAEPGRIETDGFELRLTPTDPLRRYRVSIRGRGESFDDPADLLRGEAGRPADLALALDFSTAGTPYQYRITPRYEIPCTVGGTVTVDGAQYRLTAVPGQRDHSWGVRDWWSMDWVWSALHLEDGTHLHGVDIRIPGVLPVGIGYLQDAGGLVELQSVRSENAFADNGLPLSTTLTLAPGGLRVQAHVRAHAPVLLVAPDGRVSQFPRAWATVTTADGRSGTGWVEWNRNL; translated from the coding sequence GTGCAGAGCCGCCTCATCGAACGCCCCGCCGATCTGACCGACGATTGGCTCACCGCGACGGTGGGCGCCGGCCGCGTCACCGGCCACGACGTCGAACGGATCGGCACCGGCCAGATGAGCGAGTGCTACCGGCTCCGACTGCGCTACGCCGAAGGCGACAGCGGCCCGTCCTCGGTGGTGCTGAAAGTCGCCGCCGCCGACCCGAACAGCCGCGCCACCGGGCTGGCGATGGGTCTCTACGAGCGCGAGGTGCGGTTCTACGCGGAGGTCGCGCCGAAACTGAGTGGGGCAGCGGCGAACCCGTTCGCGCCGTGCTTCCACCATGCCTACGACCCCGAGTCCGGATCGTTCGATCTGGTGTTGGGGGATGCCGCCCCCGCCACGGTGGGTGACGAGATCCGCGGTGCCACAACCGAACAGGCGGCGCTGGCGCTGCAACAGCTCGGCCTGGTGCACGGCCCCCTGGTCGGCGATCCGGATCTGGCCGGCGCCGGCTGGCTGAACCGGGACGCCCCGCTGAACCAGGCGCTGATCGCCGGGTTGTACGCCGGCTTCACCGAACGGTACGGCGACCGCATCGACCCGCTGCACCGACAGGTGTGCGAGCGACTGGTGGCGGCGTTCGACGGTTACCTCGCGCAGGAGTCGGCGGCGACCAAGGGCCTGGTGCACGGTGACTACCGGCTGGACAATTTGTTGTTCGGCGCCCCTGGAGCCCAGCGTCCGCTGACGGTGGTGGACTGGCAGACGGTGACCTGGGGGCCGGCCCTGACCGATGCGGCCTATTTCCTCGGCTGCGCCCTGGCCCCGGAGGTGCGGCGAGCGCACTACGACGATCTGCTGGCGACCTATCACGCGGCTCTCGGCACCGGTGTGCTCGCCCTCGACGAGGTGCGCGACGGCGTGCGCAGGCAGACCTTCTTCGGGGTGATGATGGCGATCGTCTCCTCGATGCTGGTCGAACGAACCGAGCGCGGCGACGAGATGTTCATGACGATGTTGCACCGGCATTGTGAGCATGTGCTGGACACCGACGCCCTGGCGACCCTACCGGAAAAAGTTGTGCCGCAAGCACTCACACCGACCGCGGTCGACGAGCAACCGCACCGGCCGACCGCGGAACCGCTGTGGAGCGAAAGCTGGTACTTCGACTTCGTCGACGCGTCCCAAGGCATCGGCGGGTGGGTGCGGCTGGGATTGATCCCCAACCAGCGCACCGCGTGGGTCAACGCGCTGGTGTGCGGACCGGACATGGCGACGGTGGCCATCAACGATTTCGCCGTCGCCCTGCCCGCCGAACCCGGCCGCATCGAAACCGACGGGTTCGAGCTGCGACTGACCCCCACCGATCCGCTGCGCCGTTACCGGGTGAGCATCCGCGGGCGGGGCGAGTCCTTCGACGATCCCGCGGACCTGCTGCGCGGCGAGGCCGGCCGGCCCGCCGATCTCGCGCTGGCACTGGACTTCAGCACCGCCGGAACGCCGTATCAGTACCGGATCACGCCGCGGTATGAGATTCCCTGTACGGTCGGCGGAACGGTGACGGTGGACGGTGCGCAGTACCGGCTGACGGCCGTCCCCGGACAACGGGATCATTCCTGGGGTGTGCGGGATTGGTGGAGCATGGACTGGGTCTGGAGCGCCCTGCACCTCGAGGACGGCACCCATCTGCACGGCGTCGACATCCGCATTCCGGGCGTTCTCCCGGTCGGCATCGGCTATCTGCAGGACGCCGGCGGACTCGTCGAGCTGCAGTCGGTGCGCTCCGAAAACGCGTTCGCCGACAACGGTTTACCGCTGTCCACGACGCTGACGCTGGCCCCCGGAGGCCTCCGGGTACAGGCGCACGTGCGGGCGCACGCCCCGGTGCTGCTGGTCGCACCCGACGGCAGGGTCAGCCAGTTTCCCCGCGCGTGGGCGACGGTCACCACCGCCGACGGACGCTCGGGTACCGGCTGGGTGGAGTGGAACCGCAATCTCTGA
- a CDS encoding LysR family transcriptional regulator codes for MDTRRLQLLLTLSRLGSMRAVADAHHLTTSTVSQQLAALARETGATLIEPDGRRVRLTPAGRRLADHAVTILAALDAARLDLDPHAEPAGTLRVGGFATGIRVSLLPIVPELTARHPGIDIVISEYEPIEAFRLLTDDDLDLALTYDYNLAPAAPSPVLETVPLWSIPWGLGVPEQAGYTDAPVDITAYADRAWIVNSRNTADEVALRALGALAGFTPRIAHQIDSLDLVEDLIIGGYGVGLLPVGRPTMPGVTVMHLADPSVVLTTYAVTRRGRSDWPPLRAVLDRLRPPAGPLPVRDWLRPAPGPKSG; via the coding sequence ATGGATACCCGCCGGCTGCAGCTGTTACTGACCTTGTCACGGCTGGGGTCGATGCGTGCGGTCGCCGACGCCCATCACCTCACCACCTCGACGGTCTCGCAGCAGCTGGCCGCGCTCGCCAGGGAAACCGGTGCCACGCTCATCGAACCCGACGGTCGGCGGGTCCGGCTCACTCCGGCCGGCCGGCGGCTCGCCGACCACGCCGTGACGATCCTGGCCGCCCTCGACGCGGCCCGACTGGATCTCGACCCGCACGCCGAACCCGCGGGAACCCTGCGGGTCGGGGGCTTCGCGACCGGGATCCGCGTCTCGCTGCTGCCCATCGTGCCGGAGCTGACGGCCCGCCATCCCGGTATCGACATCGTGATCAGCGAGTACGAACCGATCGAGGCTTTCCGTCTGCTCACCGATGACGATCTGGACCTGGCACTCACCTACGACTACAACCTCGCACCCGCGGCGCCCAGCCCGGTGCTGGAAACGGTGCCGCTGTGGTCGATCCCGTGGGGTCTGGGTGTTCCCGAGCAGGCGGGGTACACCGATGCACCGGTCGACATCACCGCCTACGCGGACCGCGCGTGGATCGTCAACTCGCGCAACACCGCCGACGAGGTGGCGCTGCGCGCGCTCGGCGCGCTGGCCGGCTTCACCCCACGCATCGCCCATCAGATCGACAGCCTGGACCTGGTGGAGGATCTCATCATCGGCGGCTACGGTGTCGGGCTGCTGCCGGTGGGCCGCCCCACCATGCCCGGGGTCACGGTGATGCACCTGGCCGACCCCAGCGTCGTGCTGACCACGTACGCGGTCACCCGCCGCGGCCGGTCCGACTGGCCGCCGCTGCGGGCGGTGCTGGATCGGCTTCGCCCACCGGCGGGCCCGCTGCCGGTGCGCGACTGGCTGCGCCCGGCGCCGGGCCCGAAATCGGGGTGA
- a CDS encoding TetR/AcrR family transcriptional regulator produces MQDAAGSNSSPQADSTMLERIRDAAMACFAERGVAGTSLRTIADSAEVSVGLIQHYFGSKARLIAAIDEHVLQVFGRILEEPEPAPRNNPDIYRGGTARLFIEHPDVVDYVARVLTEEGPTGATIFDGLVKISATQGETFTARGLARPDLDPVWSVLNPVLVRIAASVLRRHVERHIPGPLYSPEQTLRWDEATTNLIRHGQLRAGQEPTQD; encoded by the coding sequence ATGCAGGACGCGGCGGGATCCAATTCGTCCCCGCAGGCCGATTCGACCATGCTGGAGCGGATCCGCGACGCCGCGATGGCGTGCTTCGCCGAGCGGGGTGTGGCGGGCACGTCGCTGCGCACCATCGCCGACTCCGCCGAGGTGAGTGTGGGCCTCATCCAGCACTATTTCGGCAGCAAGGCGAGATTGATCGCGGCGATCGACGAGCACGTGCTGCAGGTGTTCGGTCGGATACTCGAGGAGCCCGAGCCGGCTCCCCGGAACAATCCCGACATCTATCGCGGCGGGACGGCGCGGTTGTTCATCGAACATCCGGACGTGGTGGATTACGTCGCCCGGGTGCTCACCGAGGAGGGGCCGACCGGGGCCACCATCTTCGACGGACTGGTCAAGATCAGTGCGACGCAGGGGGAGACGTTCACCGCCCGGGGGCTGGCCAGACCCGATCTCGATCCGGTGTGGTCGGTGCTCAACCCGGTGCTGGTGCGGATCGCGGCGAGCGTGTTGCGCAGGCACGTCGAACGGCACATTCCCGGACCGCTGTACAGCCCGGAACAGACCCTGCGCTGGGACGAGGCCACCACCAACCTGATCCGCCATGGTCAGCTGCGGGCCGGCCAGGAGCCGACCCAGGATTGA
- a CDS encoding gluconokinase codes for MASPIVVMGVSGSGKSTVGAALAQRLRVPFADADDFHPAANIEKMKAGHPLDDDDRHPWLEAIGRWLEEHCGDGGVMSCSALKRRYRDQLREHCAGTEFLHLSGTPEVIGARQASRPGHFMPASLLASQFDTLEPLEQDEAGVVIDVGRSIDSIVDTYISLTGGEPR; via the coding sequence ATGGCGTCACCCATCGTCGTCATGGGCGTCTCGGGATCGGGCAAGTCGACCGTCGGCGCGGCACTCGCGCAACGGCTCCGGGTCCCGTTCGCCGATGCGGATGACTTTCACCCCGCCGCCAACATCGAGAAGATGAAGGCGGGCCATCCCCTCGACGACGATGATCGTCATCCGTGGTTGGAGGCCATCGGCCGATGGCTGGAGGAGCACTGCGGCGACGGCGGGGTGATGAGCTGCTCGGCGCTCAAGCGTCGGTACCGCGATCAGCTGCGTGAGCACTGCGCCGGCACCGAGTTCCTGCACCTGAGCGGTACGCCGGAGGTCATCGGTGCGCGTCAGGCCAGCAGGCCAGGGCATTTCATGCCGGCCTCCCTGCTGGCGTCCCAGTTCGACACCCTCGAACCGCTCGAGCAGGACGAGGCAGGTGTCGTCATCGACGTCGGCCGCAGCATCGATTCCATCGTCGACACCTACATCTCACTCACCGGAGGAGAGCCCCGATGA
- a CDS encoding TetR/AcrR family transcriptional regulator, giving the protein MTTGRSTSPSSIRRIEILRTADEVIAESGLRASLQQIAAAAGILPGSLYHHFESKEAILAELARRYHADLDRIGERAAVDRPESGSIEQRIIVLGRAIANCAVAHRAALQMSFYEGPTADPELAALTGRRPVAIQSAMLRLLQAGQSGGCIRPGIELPALADRLCQSMLHVGLDVIRRKAPAEHVAALLCRIYLHGLAATGPADPVLNRSAAFAAAAEVVKTWSRGGETTGADKAAHIRRVARTEFGRRGYEMTTIRDIATAAGTGLGTVYRVIGSKEELLTSIMTEFGRKVGAGWTQVIRSDASPLEKLDAVGWLNINVLEQFPDEFRIQLAWMRQSPPDVADPGWAFGMRLRQLKSILSAGKRSGEIRVDAPNAGILARCVIDVLWLPENLLHELGTAAALTLSRDTVIRGAMTRDHD; this is encoded by the coding sequence ATGACCACCGGCCGCTCGACCTCCCCCAGCAGCATCCGGAGGATCGAGATCCTGCGGACGGCGGACGAGGTCATCGCGGAATCGGGCCTTCGGGCGTCACTGCAGCAGATCGCCGCTGCGGCGGGCATCCTGCCAGGCAGCCTGTACCACCACTTCGAGTCCAAGGAAGCGATCCTCGCCGAACTCGCTCGGCGCTACCACGCCGACCTGGACCGCATCGGCGAACGCGCCGCCGTGGACCGGCCCGAGTCCGGATCGATCGAGCAGCGGATCATCGTGCTCGGCCGCGCCATCGCCAATTGTGCTGTGGCGCATCGCGCTGCCCTGCAGATGTCGTTCTACGAGGGGCCCACCGCCGACCCCGAACTGGCCGCGCTGACCGGACGGCGACCCGTCGCGATCCAGTCGGCGATGCTGCGGTTGCTACAGGCCGGACAGTCCGGCGGTTGCATCCGGCCGGGCATCGAGTTGCCCGCGCTGGCCGACAGGCTGTGCCAGAGCATGCTGCACGTCGGGCTGGACGTCATCCGGCGCAAGGCGCCCGCCGAGCATGTCGCCGCGCTGTTGTGCCGGATCTATCTGCACGGATTGGCGGCCACCGGACCCGCCGACCCGGTGCTGAACCGCTCGGCGGCCTTCGCCGCCGCCGCCGAGGTCGTCAAGACCTGGTCACGTGGTGGTGAAACCACCGGTGCGGACAAGGCCGCGCACATCCGACGGGTGGCCCGGACCGAATTCGGTAGGCGCGGCTACGAGATGACCACCATTCGGGATATCGCGACGGCCGCGGGCACGGGCCTGGGAACGGTCTACCGGGTCATCGGTTCCAAAGAGGAGTTGTTGACGTCGATCATGACGGAGTTCGGCCGCAAAGTCGGTGCCGGCTGGACTCAGGTGATCCGTTCGGACGCTTCACCTTTGGAGAAGCTGGATGCCGTGGGCTGGCTCAACATCAACGTGCTCGAGCAGTTCCCCGACGAGTTCCGCATCCAGCTGGCCTGGATGCGGCAGTCACCACCGGATGTTGCCGACCCGGGCTGGGCGTTCGGCATGCGGCTGCGCCAGCTGAAGTCGATCCTGTCGGCCGGCAAGCGGTCCGGTGAGATCCGGGTCGACGCCCCCAACGCCGGCATCCTGGCGCGGTGCGTCATCGACGTGTTGTGGCTGCCGGAGAACCTGTTACACGAGTTGGGCACCGCCGCCGCGCTGACCCTGTCGCGCGACACGGTGATCCGCGGGGCGATGACGCGCGACCACGACTGA
- a CDS encoding GntP family permease, whose product MTDTVTLLADAPKLVEPVAAAPQLILAFLVGIGVIVVLITLVKLHPFLALIFGGLTVGLVAGENLTKVLKSFTDGFGSTAASVGILIALGAMFAKLLADSGGADEIVDTIVGAASPRMLPWAMALVGAIIGLPMFFEIGLVLLMPVIYLVSRRSQQSLITIGIPALAGLSAMHGFVPPHPGPLTAVGLLNADLGITLGLGVLVAIPTIIVAGPLFGRLAGTWVVVDAPDTFDADPQADRAEQRHPSFGITLFSVLLPVALMLGKALADIFIDDEKQWLRQILDALGTPLIALLLAVVVGIFTLGKGAGMSRSAITGCIESSLPPVAGIILIVAAGGGFKQVLVDSGIGTMLARWAEGVHISVLVLAWVLAVLIRLATGSATVATITASSLILGLVEGMSTGQVSLVVLAVGAGSLFFSHVNDAGFWLVNQYFRLTVGQTIKTWSVMETVLSVSGLAVVLILDIFV is encoded by the coding sequence ATGACCGACACCGTCACCCTGCTGGCCGACGCCCCCAAGCTGGTCGAGCCGGTCGCCGCGGCGCCGCAGCTGATCCTGGCCTTCCTCGTCGGCATCGGTGTCATCGTCGTGCTGATCACCCTGGTCAAGCTGCATCCGTTCCTGGCGCTCATCTTCGGCGGCCTGACCGTGGGATTGGTTGCCGGCGAGAACCTCACCAAGGTGCTCAAGTCGTTCACCGACGGTTTCGGGTCGACGGCGGCCAGCGTCGGCATCCTCATCGCGCTCGGGGCGATGTTCGCCAAACTGCTCGCCGATTCCGGCGGCGCCGACGAGATCGTCGACACCATCGTCGGTGCCGCCTCACCGCGCATGCTGCCGTGGGCCATGGCCCTGGTCGGTGCGATCATCGGCCTGCCGATGTTCTTCGAGATCGGTCTGGTGCTGTTGATGCCGGTCATCTACCTGGTGTCCCGGCGGTCGCAGCAGTCGCTGATCACCATCGGCATCCCGGCCCTGGCCGGCCTGTCGGCCATGCACGGTTTCGTGCCGCCGCACCCGGGGCCGCTGACCGCGGTCGGCCTGCTCAACGCCGACCTGGGCATCACCCTGGGGCTGGGCGTGCTGGTGGCCATCCCGACGATCATCGTGGCGGGTCCGTTGTTCGGCCGGCTGGCCGGCACCTGGGTGGTGGTGGACGCGCCGGACACCTTCGACGCCGACCCGCAGGCCGACCGGGCCGAGCAGCGCCATCCGTCGTTCGGCATCACGCTGTTCTCGGTGCTGTTGCCGGTCGCGCTGATGCTCGGCAAGGCGCTCGCCGACATCTTCATCGACGACGAAAAGCAATGGCTCCGGCAGATTCTCGACGCGCTGGGCACCCCGCTCATCGCGCTGCTGCTCGCCGTCGTCGTCGGGATCTTCACCCTCGGCAAGGGTGCCGGGATGAGTCGGTCGGCGATCACCGGCTGCATCGAATCGAGCCTGCCCCCGGTGGCGGGCATCATCCTGATCGTCGCCGCGGGCGGCGGCTTCAAGCAGGTCCTCGTCGACAGCGGCATCGGCACCATGCTGGCCCGGTGGGCCGAGGGCGTGCACATCTCGGTGCTGGTGCTGGCCTGGGTGCTGGCCGTGCTGATCCGATTGGCCACGGGCTCGGCCACGGTGGCCACCATCACCGCGTCGTCGTTGATCCTCGGCCTGGTCGAGGGCATGAGCACCGGCCAGGTGTCCCTGGTGGTGCTGGCCGTCGGCGCCGGATCGCTGTTCTTCTCGCACGTCAACGACGCCGGATTCTGGTTGGTCAACCAGTACTTCCGGCTCACCGTCGGTCAGACCATCAAGACCTGGTCCGTCATGGAGACGGTGCTGTCGGTGAGCGGACTGGCGGTCGTGCTGATCCTGGATATCTTCGTGTAG
- a CDS encoding carboxylesterase/lipase family protein has product MHEHTVRVKIRTGTIEGFTRDGVHRWRAIPYAKAPVGALRYRAPQPAEPWPGVRYCHGFGNCAPQQRRYTMLGIGKYQPMSEDCLTLNVVAPEQPGGEPQPDRMPVMFFIHGGGYIMGSSATPLYDGVALARRGCVYVSVNYRLGALGCLDLSALSTPEHPVEDNLYLRDLILALKWVRENIAVFGGDPDNVTIFGESAGAHAVATLMAVPDAEGLFARAISQSAASGMVRSPEQAAMFAEQFAGLLGASRADGAAAAMAARPAELLAALDTLIARAGKEMPGAFPVGPTSGTELLPEDPVQAMRAGRAHPIPLIVGSNADEGRLFTRFMQLLPTTEQSIEMLLATAGAETRDRVIAAYPDYPGRAACIRLGGDFAFGTAAWDIAEAHSRHRPTYVYRYDYAPRILNWSGLGATHATELLAVFGVYRTRLGGLLTAAADGASARRVSRQVQTRWGGFSRTGNPGEGWPRYEESMRAVLVFDRNTHLEYDPAAERRRAWSGFTLAVG; this is encoded by the coding sequence ATGCACGAACACACCGTCCGCGTGAAGATACGCACCGGGACGATCGAGGGTTTCACCCGTGACGGAGTGCACCGCTGGCGCGCCATCCCGTACGCGAAGGCGCCGGTCGGCGCCCTGCGGTACCGCGCACCACAGCCGGCCGAGCCCTGGCCGGGAGTGCGTTACTGCCACGGGTTCGGCAACTGCGCCCCGCAGCAGCGCCGGTACACCATGCTCGGCATCGGCAAATACCAGCCGATGAGCGAGGACTGTCTGACGCTCAACGTGGTCGCCCCCGAACAACCCGGCGGCGAGCCGCAACCGGACCGGATGCCGGTGATGTTCTTCATCCACGGCGGCGGCTACATCATGGGCAGCTCGGCCACCCCGCTCTACGACGGTGTCGCGCTGGCCCGGCGCGGTTGCGTGTACGTATCGGTGAACTACCGGCTGGGGGCGCTGGGATGTCTGGACCTGTCGGCGCTGTCCACTCCCGAGCATCCGGTCGAGGACAACCTGTACCTGCGTGACCTGATCCTGGCGCTGAAGTGGGTTCGCGAGAACATCGCGGTGTTCGGCGGCGACCCGGACAACGTGACGATCTTCGGCGAGAGCGCCGGCGCGCACGCGGTGGCCACGTTGATGGCGGTGCCCGACGCCGAAGGGTTGTTCGCGCGGGCGATTTCCCAGAGCGCGGCCAGTGGCATGGTGCGCAGCCCGGAACAAGCGGCCATGTTCGCCGAGCAGTTCGCCGGCCTGCTGGGCGCTTCCCGGGCCGACGGTGCGGCCGCCGCGATGGCGGCCCGGCCCGCCGAGCTGCTGGCCGCACTGGACACCCTGATCGCCCGGGCCGGCAAGGAGATGCCGGGCGCCTTCCCGGTCGGGCCGACCTCGGGCACCGAGTTGCTGCCCGAGGACCCGGTGCAGGCCATGCGCGCCGGCCGGGCGCACCCGATCCCGCTCATCGTCGGCAGCAACGCCGACGAGGGCCGGCTGTTCACCCGGTTCATGCAGCTGTTGCCGACCACCGAGCAGAGCATCGAGATGCTGCTGGCCACCGCCGGTGCCGAAACCCGCGACCGGGTCATCGCCGCATACCCGGATTATCCGGGGCGGGCCGCCTGTATCCGGCTGGGCGGCGACTTCGCCTTCGGCACCGCCGCCTGGGATATCGCCGAGGCGCACAGCCGACATCGGCCGACCTACGTCTACCGCTACGACTATGCGCCGCGAATCCTGAACTGGTCGGGGTTGGGCGCCACCCACGCCACCGAGTTGCTCGCGGTGTTCGGCGTGTACCGCACCCGTCTGGGCGGGTTGCTGACGGCCGCCGCGGACGGGGCGTCGGCCCGCCGGGTGAGCCGTCAGGTACAGACCCGCTGGGGTGGCTTCAGCCGGACCGGCAACCCGGGTGAGGGCTGGCCTCGCTACGAGGAGAGCATGCGGGCCGTGCTGGTGTTCGATCGCAATACCCACCTCGAATACGATCCGGCGGCCGAACGGCGCCGTGCCTGGTCGGGTTTCACCCTCGCGGTCGGTTGA
- a CDS encoding SCO6745 family protein, producing MIRPISVARRLFDRLEPVHAVTYFAPESRAALAGLGYRGFWMGYFAARSAPLGQVAPEVVTALFYNFSPRQVHKALPAAWEIAAPAAALAARADAAVATLRRYGITDDATVRTAAGLLEAAARSAPADGRALFAANAALPWPEEPVAKLWHATTLLREHRGDGHNALLATHGISGRECNVLHAAAGRVPREMIGPARDYDDDAWQEQVDGLATRGLIDRAGALTAAGSELKARIEEGTDRLALAAFDVLDDDRLAALFAALTPLTRLVVAGGDVPAATPMGLRRDELDDDAL from the coding sequence ATGATCCGACCGATTTCTGTCGCCCGTCGGCTGTTCGACCGGCTGGAGCCCGTGCACGCGGTCACCTACTTCGCACCGGAGTCGCGTGCCGCGCTGGCCGGCCTGGGGTATCGCGGATTCTGGATGGGCTACTTCGCCGCGCGCTCGGCTCCCCTCGGGCAGGTGGCCCCCGAGGTGGTCACGGCGCTGTTCTACAACTTCTCGCCGCGCCAGGTGCACAAGGCGCTGCCCGCGGCGTGGGAGATCGCCGCGCCGGCCGCCGCATTGGCCGCCCGCGCCGACGCCGCGGTGGCGACGCTGCGCCGCTACGGCATCACCGATGACGCGACCGTGCGCACCGCGGCCGGTCTCTTGGAGGCCGCCGCCCGATCCGCCCCCGCCGACGGGCGCGCACTGTTCGCCGCCAACGCCGCGCTGCCCTGGCCCGAAGAACCGGTCGCCAAACTGTGGCACGCCACCACATTGCTGCGTGAGCACCGCGGTGACGGACACAACGCACTGCTGGCCACGCACGGGATCAGCGGCCGGGAATGCAATGTGCTGCACGCCGCGGCCGGCCGGGTTCCGCGCGAAATGATCGGCCCCGCACGAGATTACGACGATGACGCCTGGCAGGAGCAGGTGGACGGGTTGGCGACCCGGGGGCTGATCGACCGTGCGGGCGCACTCACGGCGGCCGGCTCCGAACTCAAGGCACGGATCGAGGAGGGTACCGACCGGCTGGCGTTGGCAGCCTTCGACGTGCTCGACGACGACCGGCTGGCCGCCCTGTTCGCCGCGCTGACACCGCTGACCCGGCTGGTGGTGGCCGGTGGCGACGTGCCCGCCGCCACTCCGATGGGCCTGCGCCGCGACGAGTTGGACGACGACGCGCTCTAG
- a CDS encoding YnfA family protein produces the protein MLAVKSIALFLLAAVLEIGGAWLVWQGVREHRGWWLVGAGVIALGAYGFVAAFQPDAHFGRVLAAYGGVFVAGSLVWGMLADGFRPDRWDISGALVCLVGVGLIMYAPR, from the coding sequence ATGCTCGCAGTGAAGTCCATCGCCCTGTTCCTGCTCGCCGCGGTGCTGGAGATCGGCGGCGCCTGGCTGGTGTGGCAGGGCGTGCGTGAGCACCGCGGCTGGTGGTTGGTCGGTGCCGGGGTGATCGCGCTCGGCGCCTACGGATTCGTCGCGGCGTTCCAGCCCGACGCACATTTCGGCCGGGTGCTGGCCGCCTACGGCGGCGTCTTCGTGGCGGGCTCGCTGGTATGGGGGATGCTGGCCGACGGGTTCCGGCCGGACCGTTGGGACATCAGCGGGGCGCTGGTCTGCCTGGTCGGGGTCGGGCTCATCATGTACGCCCCACGCTAG
- a CDS encoding FadR/GntR family transcriptional regulator, with amino-acid sequence MGASPNVSALHDNVLTALGAAVVSGKYPPGAVITLEGVSAEHGVSRSVAREAIRVLESMGLVASRRRVGITIQPAVNWNVFDPRVIRWRLESEDRAAQLVSLSELRRGFEPAAAALAARRANPHQCRIMAAAVSDMVVHGRSGDLVAYLQADKIFHQTLLEASGNEMFRALNAVVAEVLTGRTHHGMMPELPNPAAIALHDEVARAVRLRDEAGAESAMRAIIDEAARAVAEDA; translated from the coding sequence GTGGGTGCCTCGCCAAACGTCAGCGCGCTGCACGACAACGTGCTGACCGCACTGGGCGCCGCCGTGGTGTCGGGAAAGTACCCCCCCGGCGCGGTGATCACACTCGAAGGGGTGAGCGCCGAGCACGGCGTGTCCCGCAGCGTTGCGCGCGAGGCGATTCGCGTGCTCGAGTCGATGGGGTTGGTGGCCTCGCGGCGCCGGGTGGGCATCACCATCCAGCCGGCCGTGAACTGGAATGTGTTCGACCCCAGGGTGATTCGCTGGCGACTCGAATCGGAGGACCGGGCCGCGCAACTGGTTTCGCTGTCCGAGCTACGCCGCGGGTTCGAGCCCGCGGCCGCGGCGCTGGCGGCGCGCCGGGCCAACCCGCATCAGTGCCGGATCATGGCCGCCGCGGTGTCCGACATGGTGGTCCACGGCCGCTCCGGCGACCTGGTGGCATACCTGCAGGCGGACAAGATCTTTCACCAAACCCTGCTGGAAGCCAGCGGCAACGAGATGTTCCGCGCGCTGAACGCGGTCGTCGCCGAGGTACTCACCGGGCGCACCCACCACGGGATGATGCCGGAGCTACCCAACCCCGCGGCCATCGCGCTGCACGACGAGGTGGCTCGCGCCGTGCGGCTGCGCGATGAGGCGGGTGCCGAAAGCGCGATGCGCGCGATCATCGACGAGGCGGCCCGCGCGGTCGCCGAGGACGCCTGA